In Mycolicibacterium lutetiense, the sequence CACCCCGTCGGTGACGACGGGCGCCAGGGCGATCAGCGGCACCAGGACCAACAAGCCGAGCTGTTCGGAGTTCCACCGCCGCGCCAGCATCAGACCGCCACCAGCAATTCCGGCAGCCAACATCAGCCCGATCGGCGCCGACACCCACTCATAGATCGTGGTCACGGCGATCACGTCCATGTACGCGGCGGCAACACCGGTCGCGGCCAGTGCGACCGCACCGACCCGGCCACCCGGCCGGCGATACAGCCACCATCCCGCGCCGACAAGGCCGGCGGCCAACGCTGCACCTGCCGCGACCCGGAACTCCGGTCGCAGGATGCCCGCCTGGGCGGCCAGCACCAGCAGCAGCACCACGCCGGTGAGCGTCACGGCCACCCCGGCGACCGCGAGTGCCTTGCCGATCCAGCCTTCGGAGCGCTCCGGCCGCATCGCGGGCACCGTCGGTGACGGCACCGGCGCCGGCGCTGGAGTGGGCGTTGGAGTGGGGGTGACGGACCAGGTAGCGGCAGACGGCGCAGCGGGCACCGGGGGCAGTACCGCTGCCGGAGCCTGATCGAGCATTCGCCCCAACTCCCCCAGATCCGCCGACACCCGGTTCGTGTAGGCCGAGATCGCCGCCAGGTCCGATGACATCCGGGCAATCACGGCGCGATGAGATTGGCTCATGCGGTCATAGTGGCAACAAATGCGCCCGCCGGGATGAGTAGGACTACTCGTCGAGGCCGTGTTCGATCGCGTAGCGGGCCAATTCGACACGGTTGGCGACCTGCAACTTGCGGAACGTGGCCTGGACGTGGTTTTCCACCGTGCGGTGACTCAGCGACAGGCGGGTGGCAATCTGCTTGGCCGTCAACCCTTTTGCCACGAAACGCAGCACCTCGGTTTCCCGTTCGGTCAAGCTGGGGGTGGCCGGACCGTCGTCCGGACGTTGAGAGATACGCCGATACTCGCCCAGGACCAACCCGGCCAACCCCGGGGTGAACACCGCCCGCCCCTCCGCGGTGGCCCGCACCGCTGCGGTCAACTCGACCTTCGACGCGCTCTTCACCAGATATCCGGTGGCCCCGGCTTTCACCGCTTCCAGAACGTCGTCGCGCTCGTCGGAGGCCGAAAGCACCAGCACCCGTGACAACGGCGACACCGTGAGCACCTCCGCAGTGGCCGTGGCACCACTGCCATCGGACAGGCTCATGTCCATGACCACGACGTCAGGCAGTACGACCCCGGCCCGTCTACGCGCCGAAGCCACCCCGTCGGCGGTGGCCACGACTTCGAACCCCTCGTCGGCAAGGTCGCGTGCCACCGCATCGCGCCAGATCGGATGATCGTCGACGACCATCACCTTCAGTGCGGACTCCGTCATCACTGCCCCCTCTCGACGGCGTCACGGTCTCCCGACGGGCGGGGCAGCGTGAGTTCCCATTCGGTGCCACATCCGGGCTCGGTGTTCAACTGCGCTTTCCCGCCCAACCAATCCAGTCGTCCCACAATTGATTTCGAGATTCCCACGTGGCCTTCGCGGATCGCCTCGGTCAGTCGCCCGGGATCGATGCCGATACCGTCGTCACGAATACTCACCGTCACCGAATCGCCGAGGTCTTCCAGCAGCACGAAAACCCGGGCGTCAGGTCCGGCGTGTGCGGCGGCATTGTCCAGGGCATTGCCGGCCGCTGCGAACAACTCATGGGCGGCATCGTGGTCCAGCAGCACGGGTTCGGCAGGCAGGCTGACCGAAACTCGATCGGAGGCCCGAGAACGCAGCAGGGCACCGATATCGGCGGTGCCTCCGGTGTGCGCCTCCGGATCGGGTGCGCTGACCAACCTGCGCAACGCCCGCTCCTGCTCCCCGGCGAGTTCAGCCAATTGAGCTGTCTCACCACCGATTTCGCGACCCTTCCGCGCAACCAGGGCCAGCACTTGAATGGCGCCGTCGTGCACCCGTCGTGACAATCGCTCTCGTTCCTCCAACGAGGCCGCCAACCGCACCGCACGCTCCAACTCGGCATGCGCCCGACGCGCGGTCTGAGCGGCCATCCCCACCGCGAGACCCACCGCCAGCTCGATGACGATGGTCGCGTTGCGCCCGAGATTGACACTGACGTAGCCCTTCAATGCGGCCGCGGCGCCCATCACCGCCAGCCCGGCTCCCATCCCCCCGACCGGACCGAATTGCAGTGCCGCCGAAATCGTGGCGTTCGTCGCCCACAACGTGGTCGGCCAGGACTGGTTGTCCGCGATCCAGTGCGCGGATGCCACCAATTCGGTAGAGAGCATGAGCGCCAGAACCACCACGATCTCCGCGATCACCCACGACGGTCGACGGCCGAAACCCTGCAGGTAGGCGATCGCACAGGCGATACTCCACACGATCAGCACCGCACACAGCACGCCGGCCAGTACCGGACGCCTCAGATCGTCGTTGATCGCGAGCTGAAACCCCAGCGCATACAGGCAGCTCAGCAACCGGAAGATCTGCGCGGCACGCCACAACGGAATGACCGGATCCGGGTGGCGCTGCATCGGCCCAGCATAAAGTCGCTCACGGCCACGCACGTGCACCGATCGTGAACGTGCGAGCTACGACTCCCCTCGCGCCACCGGTCGACCCGGATCTGACGCCCACTCCGACCATGACCCGGGATACAGCGCCGCATCCACCCCGGCGGCAGCCAGGCCGGCCACCGCGAGCGCCGCGGTGACCCCCGATCCGCAGTAGGCGCCGACATCGGCGCTGTCGGTCACCCCCCGGTCGGCGAGCAGCGTGTGTAGCCGGGCGTCCGGGAGCAGCGTGCCGTCCGCGGAAAGCAACTGGGTGCTGGGCAGATTGACGGCCCCGGGGATGTGACCGGCCACCGGGTCCACGGGTTCGACGTCGCCGCGGAACCGTTCCGCCGCCCTGGCATCCAGCAACAACTCGACCCCGGTCGTCGCCTGTTCGGCGGTCAGGGTGCGCAGAGCCCCGCGGTACAGGTCGTCATGGCGCACCTCGACATCACCACCCGGGGGTGCCACCGGCCCGGTGTCCAGAACCTCACCCGCCGCCGACCACGCCGCCAGACCGCCATCGAGAATGCGGACGTCGTCGATCCCGGCCGCGGTCAGCACCCACCAGGCCCGGGCCGACCCGGCACGGTTCCAGTCGTCGTAGACCACGGTGGGCACGCCCTTGCGCATCCCCCAACGACGCGCCGCCGCCTGTAGGTCGGATCCAGACGGCAGCGGATGACGGCCCCGACCGTTCACGCGGTGGTCGGTGAGATCCGCGTCCAGTGAGACATAGACGGCCCCGGGTAGATGACCGCTCAGGTAGGCCTGTTCACCGTCGGGTTCGGCCAACGACCACCGCACGTCGAGCACGGTGACCGGGCTCCCGGAAGGGATGAGCTGACGAAGTTCACCGGCCGTGACGAAGACGTTTTTCCGTGTGGAAGCCACGCGGTCGAAGCTACATCACTTTCGACAGAAACTCCTTTGTGCGTGCATGTTTGGGGTTGGCCATCACCTCACGGGGAGGACCGCTCTCCACGATGACGCCACCGTCCATGAACACCAACTTGTCGGCGACCTCACGGGCGAAACCCATCTCGTGGGTGACGACAACCATCGTCATCCCCTCGCCGGCGAGTTTCTTGATGACCGCCAGCACCTCCCCGACGAGCTCGGGATCGAGCGCCGACGTCGGCTCGTCGAACAGCATCAACTTCGGGTTCATCGCCAGAGCCCGGGCGATGGCCACCCGCTGCTGCTGGCCGCCCGACAGCTGTGCGGGGTAAGCGTCGGCCTTGGCGGCCAAACCCACCTGAGCGAGCAGATCCTTGGCCCGGGCCAGCGCCGCATCCTTCTTCACCCGTTTGACGCGCATGGGCGCCTCGACAATGTTCTCCAACGCGGTGCGGTGCGGGAACAGGTTGAAATGCTGGAACACCATGCCGATGTCCCGGCGCTGCCGGGCGGCATCCCGCGGAGCCATCTCGTGCAGCTTGCCACCACGTTCGCGATAGCCGATCAGCTCGCCGTCGACGTACAGACGACCGGCGTTGACCTGCTCGAGATGGTTGATGCACCGCAGGAACGTTGACTTACCCGACCCCGACGGACCGACCATGCACAGCACCTCGCCCCTGCCGACGTCCAACGTGACGCCCTTCAGGACGTGCAGGGCGCCGAAGTTCTTACAGACACTCTCGGCCCGCACCATCGGCTCGGCGGCGGTCATGGATGCGGCTCTCCCATCTGCGCTTTGGCCAGGGCCTCGAGTTGCTTGGACGTCAACTTGCGCGACGCACCGCGCGCGTAATGCCGCTCGAGGTAGTACTGACCGACCATCAGAATGCTGGTGATCGCCAGGTACCAGGTGGACGCCACCAGCAGAAGC encodes:
- a CDS encoding response regulator, encoding MTESALKVMVVDDHPIWRDAVARDLADEGFEVVATADGVASARRRAGVVLPDVVVMDMSLSDGSGATATAEVLTVSPLSRVLVLSASDERDDVLEAVKAGATGYLVKSASKVELTAAVRATAEGRAVFTPGLAGLVLGEYRRISQRPDDGPATPSLTERETEVLRFVAKGLTAKQIATRLSLSHRTVENHVQATFRKLQVANRVELARYAIEHGLDE
- the macS gene encoding MacS family sensor histidine kinase, which gives rise to MQRHPDPVIPLWRAAQIFRLLSCLYALGFQLAINDDLRRPVLAGVLCAVLIVWSIACAIAYLQGFGRRPSWVIAEIVVVLALMLSTELVASAHWIADNQSWPTTLWATNATISAALQFGPVGGMGAGLAVMGAAAALKGYVSVNLGRNATIVIELAVGLAVGMAAQTARRAHAELERAVRLAASLEERERLSRRVHDGAIQVLALVARKGREIGGETAQLAELAGEQERALRRLVSAPDPEAHTGGTADIGALLRSRASDRVSVSLPAEPVLLDHDAAHELFAAAGNALDNAAAHAGPDARVFVLLEDLGDSVTVSIRDDGIGIDPGRLTEAIREGHVGISKSIVGRLDWLGGKAQLNTEPGCGTEWELTLPRPSGDRDAVERGQ
- a CDS encoding sulfurtransferase, which codes for MASTRKNVFVTAGELRQLIPSGSPVTVLDVRWSLAEPDGEQAYLSGHLPGAVYVSLDADLTDHRVNGRGRHPLPSGSDLQAAARRWGMRKGVPTVVYDDWNRAGSARAWWVLTAAGIDDVRILDGGLAAWSAAGEVLDTGPVAPPGGDVEVRHDDLYRGALRTLTAEQATTGVELLLDARAAERFRGDVEPVDPVAGHIPGAVNLPSTQLLSADGTLLPDARLHTLLADRGVTDSADVGAYCGSGVTAALAVAGLAAAGVDAALYPGSWSEWASDPGRPVARGES
- a CDS encoding amino acid ABC transporter ATP-binding protein, with amino-acid sequence MVRAESVCKNFGALHVLKGVTLDVGRGEVLCMVGPSGSGKSTFLRCINHLEQVNAGRLYVDGELIGYRERGGKLHEMAPRDAARQRRDIGMVFQHFNLFPHRTALENIVEAPMRVKRVKKDAALARAKDLLAQVGLAAKADAYPAQLSGGQQQRVAIARALAMNPKLMLFDEPTSALDPELVGEVLAVIKKLAGEGMTMVVVTHEMGFAREVADKLVFMDGGVIVESGPPREVMANPKHARTKEFLSKVM